The Aquipuribacter hungaricus genome includes a window with the following:
- a CDS encoding ABC transporter permease encodes MLRRPGGAFGLLVVAVVTVLALLDDVLVPGGPNQVSVPDRLMAPSASHPFGTDELGRDVLGRVVLGASVSLQVGLVAVGIALVVGVSVGLLAGYRRGPLDAVLMRCMDVLFAFPAILMAIAVLALLGPGTRNAMIAIGIVYTPIFARVTRAAVLSVSEEVYVRASRSVGAPDSRIMLLHVLPNAAPPIIVQTSVSLAFAILSEAALSFLGLGTRPPASSWGLMLSEGRSFLEQAWWMAFFPGAAIFVTVLAFNLLGDALRDVLDPRQRTLVPAGAA; translated from the coding sequence GTGCTCCGGCGCCCCGGCGGCGCGTTCGGGCTGCTCGTCGTCGCAGTCGTCACGGTCCTGGCGCTGCTGGACGACGTGCTCGTCCCCGGCGGGCCCAACCAGGTCTCCGTCCCCGACCGGCTCATGGCGCCGTCGGCCTCGCACCCCTTCGGCACCGACGAGCTCGGCCGCGACGTGCTCGGCAGGGTCGTGCTCGGCGCCTCGGTGAGCCTGCAGGTCGGCCTGGTCGCGGTGGGGATCGCGCTCGTCGTCGGGGTCTCGGTCGGCCTGCTCGCGGGCTACCGCCGGGGCCCGCTCGACGCGGTGCTCATGCGCTGCATGGACGTGCTCTTCGCCTTCCCCGCGATCCTCATGGCCATCGCCGTGCTCGCCCTGCTCGGCCCCGGGACCCGCAACGCCATGATCGCGATCGGCATCGTCTACACGCCGATCTTCGCCCGGGTCACGCGGGCGGCCGTGCTGTCGGTGAGCGAGGAGGTCTACGTGCGCGCATCCCGTTCGGTCGGCGCCCCGGACAGCCGGATCATGCTGCTGCACGTGCTGCCCAACGCCGCGCCGCCGATCATCGTCCAGACCTCGGTGAGCCTGGCCTTCGCCATCCTGTCCGAGGCGGCGCTGAGCTTCCTGGGCCTCGGCACCCGGCCGCCCGCGTCGTCGTGGGGGCTCATGCTGTCGGAGGGGCGGAGCTTCCTGGAGCAGGCGTGGTGGATGGCGTTCTTCCCCGGCGCGGCGATCTTCGTCACCGTGCTGGCGTTCAACCTGCTCGGCGACGCGCTGCGCGACGTGCTCGACCCCCGCCAGCGGACCCTCGTCCCGGCGGGTGCGGCATGA
- a CDS encoding oligopeptide/dipeptide ABC transporter ATP-binding protein, giving the protein MSAALRVRDLHVTFPTARGPARVVRGLDLEVAPGETLAVVGESGSGKSVSMLAVLGLLPGSASVTGSAELDGRELLGAGEKELRALRGPGVGMVFQDPMTSLNPVLTVRRQLVEGLRAHAGRDGARRGRDALLARARDLLDEVGLPDPDRALRSFPHQLSGGQRQRVMIAVALAHDPAVLVADEATTALDVTVQAQILRLVRRLQDEHGTAVVWITHDLGVVAGIADRVAVMYSGRVVETGPTGEVYASPTHPYTRGLLGSLPDIDDPATGADRADLAAMPGLPPDPVDPPAGCAFAPRCPVADPA; this is encoded by the coding sequence ATGAGCGCGGCCCTGCGGGTGCGCGACCTGCACGTCACCTTCCCCACCGCGCGCGGTCCGGCGCGGGTGGTGCGCGGCCTCGACCTCGAGGTGGCCCCCGGCGAGACCCTGGCCGTCGTCGGGGAGTCCGGGTCGGGCAAGAGCGTGAGCATGCTCGCGGTCCTCGGCCTGCTCCCGGGCTCCGCGTCGGTGACCGGCTCCGCCGAGCTGGACGGGCGCGAGCTGCTCGGGGCGGGGGAGAAGGAGCTGCGTGCGCTGCGCGGACCGGGCGTCGGCATGGTGTTCCAGGACCCGATGACCTCGCTCAACCCCGTCCTCACCGTGCGGCGGCAGCTCGTCGAGGGCCTGCGCGCGCACGCCGGCCGCGACGGCGCCCGCCGGGGCCGGGACGCGCTGCTGGCCCGGGCGCGGGACCTGCTCGACGAGGTCGGGCTGCCCGACCCCGACCGGGCCCTGCGCTCGTTCCCCCACCAGCTGTCCGGCGGGCAGCGGCAGCGGGTGATGATCGCCGTCGCCCTGGCCCACGACCCCGCCGTGCTCGTCGCCGACGAGGCGACCACCGCGCTCGACGTCACGGTGCAGGCGCAGATCCTGCGGCTGGTCCGGCGGCTGCAGGACGAGCACGGCACCGCGGTGGTCTGGATCACCCACGACCTCGGGGTCGTCGCCGGCATCGCCGACCGGGTCGCCGTCATGTACTCCGGCCGCGTCGTCGAGACCGGCCCGACGGGTGAGGTGTACGCCTCTCCGACCCACCCGTACACCCGCGGGCTGCTCGGCTCGCTGCCCGACATCGACGACCCGGCGACCGGTGCCGACCGCGCCGACCTGGCCGCGATGCCGGGCCTGCCGCCGGACCCGGTCGACCCGCCAGCCGGCTGCGCGTTCGCCCCCCGCTGCCCGGTGGCCGACCCCGCCTG